The Bacteroidota bacterium sequence CAAAAAAAAGATATTATTTTATGTGCCCACAATGGGAAGGAATTTGATTACCCATATATTGCCCGCCGCTGCCTAATCAATGGATTGAAACTTCCAAATATTTTAGATATTGCCGGCAAGAAACCTTGGGAAGTCAGACATCTCGACACTTTAGAGTTATGGAAATTTGGCGATTACAAAAACTATACTTCTCTAAATCTGCTTGTTGCAGTTTTTGATTTGCCATCGCCAAAAGACGATATTGATGGTAGTCAGGTTGGAGATATTTACTGGAATGAAAATGATATAAAACGTATTACAAAATATTGCGAAAAAGATGTTGTAGCAGTTGTCCAACTTTTCTTAAAATATCGAATTGAGGATATTATTTCGGATGAAAATATTGAAAGTGTAACTTATTAAATGCTAATTGGAAATTAGAAATTTGGTGAATGAATTTAGTTTTGTTGGCAATTTTCATTTTTTCTTAAAAGATTCAATTAATTCCTTTTCATTTTTATTGACAGCAATGAAATT is a genomic window containing:
- a CDS encoding 3'-5' exonuclease, encoding MLSKIKLENVLFLDIETVPQYQNFESVPENFQNLWEKKSEYFRTEEQNAGDVYARAGIYAEFGKIVCISVGLINFKNTNKYLRLKSFYGDDEKNLLEEFGEMLSKLAQKKDIILCAHNGKEFDYPYIARRCLINGLKLPNILDIAGKKPWEVRHLDTLELWKFGDYKNYTSLNLLVAVFDLPSPKDDIDGSQVGDIYWNENDIKRITKYCEKDVVAVVQLFLKYRIEDIISDENIESVTY